In Neoarius graeffei isolate fNeoGra1 chromosome 9, fNeoGra1.pri, whole genome shotgun sequence, one genomic interval encodes:
- the LOC132892144 gene encoding E3 ubiquitin-protein ligase TRIM39-like — protein sequence MASKFSEEDFSCIVCSEIFKDPVLLHCSHSVCKVCLQQFWETKGSRECPLCRRKSSVAYPPINLALKNLCEIFLQERSPRSSSGSETVCSLHSKKLKLFCLDHQQPVCLVCRDSGKHTNHKFCPIDEAVTDCKEELKTALKPLQEKLKIFKDCKLNWSQTAEHIKIQAQHTERQIKEEFEKLHQFLRDEEAVRITALREEEEQKSQMMKEKIEKLSKDICSLSDMIGAVEEEMRAEDISLLQNYKATVKRAQSTLQHPEELSGALIHVAKHLANLQFRVWEKMQSTVQYTPVTLDPNTAHPGLIVSDDLKSVRRSDEEQKLPDNPERFRDNYRCILGSEGFNSGTHCWDVEVGDGTWWSVGVMTESAQRKGPIISRSGVWCVGYYDGKYFAGSTPHPVTNLSVAQKLQRIRVKLDWDRGKLSFSNPLANKHLHTLTHTFTDKLLPFLHVNHKESPLKILPLQCSVSVNQIC from the exons ATGGCTTCTAAGTTTTCAGAGGAGGATTTCTCCTGTATTGTGTGCAGTGAAATCTTCAAGGATCCTGTTCTTCTGCACTGCAGTcacagtgtgtgtaaagtgtgtttgCAGCAGTTCTGGGAGACCAAAGGATCCAGAGAATGTCCTCTTTGTAGGAGGAAGTCATCTGTGGCGTATCCTCCCATAAACCTGGCCTTAAAGAACCTGTGTGAGATTTTCTTACAGGAGAGAAGTCCGAGATCTTCATCAGGGTCTGAAACAGTCTGCAGTCTGCACAGTAAGAAACTCAAACTCTTCTGTCTGGATCATCAACAGCCGGTGTGTTTGGTGTGTCGAGATTCAGGAAAACACACCAACCACAAATTCTGCCCCATTGATGAGGCAGTAACAGACTGTAAG GAGGAGCTCAAAACTGCACTGAAGCCCCTACAGGAGAAACTGAAGATCTTTAAAGACTGTAAACTGAACTGGAGTCAGACTGCAGAACATATAAAG ATTCAGGCCCAACACACAGAGCGTCAGATTAAGGAGGAGTTTGAGAAGCTTCACCAGTTTCTACGAGATGAAGAGGCAGTCAGGATCACTGCACTGAGAGAGGAAGAGGAGCAGAAGAGTCAGATGATGAAGGAAAAGATTGAGAAGCTGAGCAAAGATATATGCTCTCTTTCAGACATGATCGGAGCCGTAGAAGAAGAAATGAGAGCTGAAGACATTTCATTGCTACAA AACTACAAGGCCACAGTGAAAAG agcccagagcacactgcagcatccagaggagctttcaggagcactgatccatgtggcaaaacatctggccaacctgcagttcaGAGTCTGGGAGAAGATGCAGTCCACTGTCCAATACA caccTGTAACTCTGGACCCCAACACTGCTCATCCTGGACTCATTGTATCTGATGATCTGAAAAGTGTGAGACGCAGCGATGAGGAACAGAAACTTCCTGATAATCCAGAGAGATTTCGTGATAACTATCGGTGCATCCTGGGGTCTGAGGGCTTTAACTCAGGGACACACTGCTGGGATGTGGAAGTTGGAGACGGTACATGGTGGAGTGTGGGTGTGATGACAGAATCTGCTCAGAGGAAGGGGCCGATAATCTCTAGAAGTGGAGTCTGGTGTGTGGGGTATTATGATGGTAAATATTTTGCAGGTTCTACACCACATCCAGTCACAAATCTCTCAGTAGCACAGAAACTCCAGAGGATCAGAGTGAAGCTGGACTGGGACAGAGGAAAACTGTCATTCTCCAACCCTCTCGCTAACAAACACTTACATACTTTAACACACACATTTACTGATAAATTACTGCCATTCTTACATGTTAATCATAAAGAATCTCCTCTAAAGATCCTCCCACTTCAGTGCTCTGTAAGCGTGAATCAGATCTGTTAG